A window from Kovacikia minuta CCNUW1 encodes these proteins:
- a CDS encoding Ycf51 family protein, producing MISTALLLTIGRWLGYFTLFCAALTVLALILKWGFRFRLVGVTGFMTVLTAGTFALSLGLHTRTEIPGAIHYSRIFDRGAAQVVIAVPPTVTAEQLEATLRQAAADLFSSGRSTQGESQLTVRARTVLHPEPGVSQPFFLGQVKRSLFSSNDNDMVIEIDQAKFAQLPKPTA from the coding sequence ATGATATCTACTGCACTTCTGTTAACAATTGGTCGTTGGCTCGGCTACTTTACCCTTTTCTGTGCTGCCCTGACGGTACTGGCGCTGATCTTAAAGTGGGGATTCCGGTTTCGATTGGTGGGAGTTACCGGCTTTATGACGGTTCTGACCGCAGGAACATTTGCCCTCAGCCTGGGACTTCACACCCGTACCGAAATTCCTGGAGCGATTCATTACTCGCGCATTTTTGATCGGGGTGCAGCCCAGGTGGTGATTGCGGTTCCCCCCACGGTTACCGCCGAACAGTTGGAGGCAACGCTGCGTCAAGCTGCTGCCGATCTTTTTTCGTCTGGTCGTTCGACCCAAGGAGAAAGCCAGTTGACCGTTCGTGCCAGAACCGTACTTCATCCAGAGCCAGGGGTTTCCCAACCCTTTTTTTTGGGGCAGGTCAAGCGCTCCCTTTTCTCCAGTAACGACAACGACATGGTAATTGAAATCGATCAGGCAAAGTTTGCTCAGCTTCCTAAGCCGACGGCGTAA
- a CDS encoding transposase: MTIAQREQQIHRVKAVSFQPELDEALEQALREAVISAVKITLESALKEELKAELAKMGDDRPRRSGYFQRRLDTQYGQVKDLRVPKLRERNPEREWQILQRYQRGLGNLLNWLCCLYVMGLSLRDLQEALYFLIGHVLSRSAVNQVTLQIQQHLDTRRLAPIGKTPAILIVDGVWVEIQYTREAFKLDRAGHLRQSRQAEERVILAVLAVWEDGSYEILHYEIASDEGEAEWEALFEHLIARGLQADAVKLVVSDGSLGLPKALKKTLPQAQQQRCITHKIRGIERYLSYEDLPKTDEQEQPLKREDAKRQRRFEIASEAYQIYNAETLEQARQRLEQFITKWETQEPKAIQVFQRDLELTLTFYQFAPNLHRHIRTTNHLERLFREFRTKSDEIGAFPHETSCLTVFFLVIERDHAKHDRKTVAKNS; this comes from the coding sequence ATGACCATAGCCCAACGAGAACAACAAATCCATCGAGTCAAAGCCGTCAGTTTTCAACCTGAACTGGATGAGGCGTTAGAACAGGCCCTCAGAGAGGCCGTCATCAGTGCCGTCAAAATCACCTTGGAGAGCGCACTGAAAGAGGAACTCAAGGCAGAACTAGCCAAAATGGGAGACGATCGACCTCGACGTTCCGGGTATTTTCAACGGAGACTCGATACCCAGTATGGCCAGGTGAAGGATTTGCGAGTTCCGAAATTACGAGAACGCAACCCAGAACGAGAGTGGCAGATTCTCCAACGTTACCAACGGGGCTTAGGCAACCTGCTCAACTGGTTGTGTTGTTTGTATGTGATGGGACTGTCGTTGAGAGATTTGCAAGAGGCGCTATATTTTCTCATAGGACATGTGCTTTCCCGCAGTGCTGTGAACCAAGTCACCCTCCAGATTCAGCAACACTTAGACACTCGTCGCTTAGCCCCGATTGGCAAAACCCCTGCGATATTAATCGTCGATGGGGTGTGGGTAGAGATTCAATATACCCGAGAAGCGTTTAAGCTAGACCGGGCAGGACATCTGCGACAAAGTCGGCAGGCCGAAGAACGGGTAATTTTGGCAGTTCTAGCCGTCTGGGAGGATGGGTCTTATGAAATCCTGCATTATGAGATTGCCTCCGACGAAGGAGAAGCAGAGTGGGAGGCCTTGTTTGAGCATTTAATCGCCCGAGGACTGCAAGCCGATGCGGTGAAATTAGTGGTCAGTGATGGCAGTTTGGGATTGCCCAAGGCGTTGAAAAAGACCTTGCCCCAGGCCCAACAGCAACGCTGTATCACGCACAAAATCCGAGGGATTGAGCGCTATTTGAGTTATGAGGATTTGCCGAAAACCGATGAGCAGGAACAACCCCTGAAGCGGGAAGATGCCAAACGGCAGCGTCGATTTGAAATTGCCTCTGAGGCTTATCAAATCTACAATGCAGAGACTTTGGAGCAGGCAAGGCAACGGTTAGAGCAATTCATCACCAAATGGGAAACACAAGAACCCAAAGCCATCCAAGTCTTTCAACGCGATCTAGAGTTGACCCTGACTTTCTATCAATTTGCACCAAACCTGCATCGGCATATTCGCACCACTAATCATTTGGAGCGGCTATTTCGAGAATTTCGCACCAAGTCAGATGAAATTGGGGCATTCCCGCATGAAACGAGTTGCCTCACTGTCTTTTTCCTCGTGATTGAGCGTGATCATGCCAAACATGACCGTAAAACCGTGGCGAAAAATTCGTGA
- a CDS encoding aspartate aminotransferase: protein MSLNWISPADRVRSLPPYVFARLDELKLRAREQGLDLIDLGMGNPDGPTPQPVVDAAITALQNPANHGYPPFEGTASFRRTITDWYHRRYGVELDPEGEALPLLGSKEGLTHLALAYVNPGDVVLVPSPAYPAHFRGPVIAGAKVHSLILKPENDWIIDLAAIPEAVAQAAKILYFNYPSNPTAATAPREFFQEIVAFARHYEILLVHDLCYAELAFDGYQPTSLLEIPGGKEIGVEFHTMSKTYNMAGWRVGFVVGNRHIIQGLRTLKTNLDYGIFAALQTAAETGLQLPDVYLHEVQARYRTRRDFLIQGLAELGWSVPKPHATMYLWVPCPPGVGSTDFALSVLQQTGVVVTPGNAFGSGGEGYVRISLIADCDRLGEALQRFKRAGICYQPNVLVSQSE from the coding sequence ATGAGTCTGAACTGGATTAGCCCTGCCGATCGGGTACGATCGCTGCCTCCCTATGTGTTTGCCCGCCTGGATGAACTAAAATTGCGTGCCAGGGAACAGGGGTTGGATTTGATCGACCTGGGTATGGGCAATCCCGACGGACCGACGCCTCAACCCGTGGTAGATGCTGCGATCACCGCCCTGCAAAATCCAGCGAACCACGGCTATCCCCCGTTTGAGGGTACTGCCAGCTTTCGCCGCACCATTACCGACTGGTACCATCGGCGTTATGGGGTTGAACTTGACCCTGAGGGTGAAGCCTTACCCCTGCTGGGTTCCAAGGAAGGGCTGACTCACCTGGCGCTGGCCTATGTCAATCCTGGCGATGTGGTATTGGTGCCCAGTCCTGCCTATCCCGCCCATTTTCGGGGTCCCGTGATTGCCGGGGCAAAGGTTCACAGTTTAATTCTGAAACCTGAGAATGACTGGATAATTGACCTGGCAGCCATCCCTGAAGCCGTTGCCCAGGCAGCGAAGATTCTTTATTTCAACTACCCCAGCAACCCGACGGCTGCCACTGCTCCACGCGAATTTTTTCAAGAAATTGTTGCCTTTGCCCGCCATTATGAAATCCTGCTGGTGCATGATTTGTGCTACGCGGAGCTTGCTTTTGATGGCTACCAACCCACCAGTTTGCTAGAAATTCCCGGTGGTAAAGAGATCGGTGTTGAGTTTCACACCATGTCTAAGACCTATAATATGGCTGGCTGGCGCGTCGGTTTTGTCGTTGGTAACCGCCATATCATCCAGGGGCTGCGCACCCTCAAAACAAATCTGGACTATGGTATTTTTGCCGCCTTACAAACCGCTGCCGAAACCGGGCTGCAACTCCCTGATGTCTATCTCCATGAGGTTCAGGCACGCTACCGCACCCGCCGAGACTTTCTGATTCAGGGTTTGGCAGAGTTGGGCTGGTCTGTGCCCAAGCCCCATGCCACGATGTATCTCTGGGTTCCCTGCCCCCCTGGAGTTGGCTCAACGGATTTTGCCCTCTCAGTTTTGCAGCAAACGGGGGTCGTTGTTACCCCTGGAAACGCCTTTGGCAGTGGTGGAGAAGGGTACGTCCGAATTAGCCTGATTGCTGATTGCGATCGCCTTGGAGAAGCGCTGCAACGCTTCAAACGAGCAGGCATTTGCTACCAACCCAATGTGCTTGTTTCTCAGAGTGAATAA
- a CDS encoding Uma2 family endonuclease, protein MRTGRSLTFKEYLNLGDDGTDNRYELVRGELTALLPESGFNDAIANYLFLRLVNAGIPFQLIRPHTCELQVPVMRQGDPLNRFPDLVVLREEHLLLTQKRLTITLDMPPPQLVVEVISPGESNRERDLIRKRAQYCQRAIPEYWLIDPELETVIVLQLGSAQYVEIGLFRGSDRIYSPTFPSLSLTAEDLLGSGTAD, encoded by the coding sequence ATGAGAACTGGGCGATCGTTGACCTTCAAGGAGTACCTAAACCTGGGTGATGATGGCACAGACAACCGATATGAATTAGTGAGGGGGGAGCTAACTGCGTTGCTGCCGGAGTCAGGGTTCAATGATGCGATCGCCAACTACTTATTCTTGAGGTTGGTTAATGCTGGAATTCCATTCCAACTCATTAGACCCCACACCTGTGAGCTTCAGGTTCCTGTGATGCGGCAGGGTGACCCGCTCAATCGGTTTCCTGATCTCGTTGTTTTGCGGGAAGAGCATCTTTTATTAACTCAAAAACGATTGACCATAACCCTTGATATGCCACCCCCTCAGCTTGTCGTTGAGGTGATCAGCCCAGGGGAGAGTAATCGTGAACGAGACTTGATCAGAAAACGCGCCCAGTATTGTCAGCGGGCAATTCCAGAGTACTGGCTGATAGACCCTGAGCTTGAAACCGTAATCGTTTTACAGCTTGGGTCAGCTCAATACGTTGAGATTGGGTTATTTAGGGGTAGCGATCGAATTTATTCACCCACATTCCCAAGCTTATCCCTAACCGCAGAGGATTTACTCGGATCAGGAACTGCTGATTAA
- a CDS encoding tetratricopeptide repeat protein: MTQTVDSLFDEGIERYKAGEAPETLIPVFKEVCDRARKNSSSWTCLAWLYLLADKPSPAYDAAQKAVKLNPQDPQARVNLVLAMLENSKKGVRPHIEVAQQLITAVSELRDEVQQNIEDGLTRKPGWESLERVKAWLFEN; this comes from the coding sequence ATGACCCAAACTGTTGATTCACTCTTTGATGAAGGAATTGAGCGTTATAAGGCAGGGGAAGCGCCCGAAACGCTGATTCCGGTATTCAAGGAAGTGTGCGATCGTGCCCGCAAAAATAGCTCGTCCTGGACCTGCCTTGCCTGGCTGTATCTTCTGGCAGACAAACCCAGCCCAGCCTACGATGCCGCTCAAAAAGCCGTCAAGCTAAATCCCCAAGATCCCCAGGCACGGGTTAATTTAGTGCTTGCCATGTTGGAAAATTCAAAAAAGGGAGTACGCCCCCACATTGAAGTTGCCCAACAATTGATTACTGCTGTCTCAGAACTGCGAGACGAAGTTCAACAAAACATTGAAGACGGGCTAACCCGCAAACCAGGCTGGGAAAGCCTAGAGCGGGTCAAAGCCTGGTTATTTGAAAATTAA
- a CDS encoding iron-containing alcohol dehydrogenase family protein, whose translation MSTSTAPLPALTIAPSQVLRGRGILLQAHSAIARLGSRPLIIGGKQSLAAVQPQLQSEFEQPSSLAWATYRPDCSETTLKTLHETAAQHRSDLIIGVGGGKALDTAKLVAYQRQLPVVTIPTSAATCAAWTALSNVYSDQGAFLYDVALAQCPNLLVLDYDLIQTAASRTLVAGIGDAIAKWYEASVSSGHSQQTLIIAAVQEARILRDILFQKSAIALQQPGSEVWQEVVDATVLLAGVIGGLGGAQCRTVAAHAVHNGLTHLPASHGTLHGEKVAYGILVQLRLEELVQGNQLAATSRQQLLKFYAEIGLPQSLNDLGMADITLTELRRAAAIACNPESDIHHLPFSVDPTQLMAAMVSTTAPTQGVGNGEWGVGSQKKAGVRRQESEEDISDEVTE comes from the coding sequence ATGTCCACTTCCACTGCTCCTCTCCCTGCTTTGACGATCGCGCCGTCCCAAGTGTTACGGGGTCGTGGAATTCTCTTGCAAGCCCACAGTGCGATCGCCCGTTTAGGTAGCCGTCCCCTCATCATTGGGGGTAAACAATCCCTGGCAGCCGTCCAACCCCAGTTACAATCAGAGTTCGAGCAACCCAGTTCGCTTGCCTGGGCAACCTACCGCCCGGACTGTAGCGAGACGACGCTGAAAACCCTACATGAGACAGCTGCCCAACATCGATCGGATTTGATTATTGGGGTGGGCGGTGGCAAGGCACTGGATACGGCAAAACTGGTGGCATACCAGCGTCAACTCCCAGTCGTTACCATTCCTACCTCTGCGGCAACCTGTGCTGCCTGGACTGCCCTGTCTAATGTTTATTCCGACCAGGGTGCCTTTTTATATGACGTTGCCCTGGCGCAGTGTCCCAACTTGCTGGTGTTGGACTATGACCTGATTCAGACCGCTGCCTCCCGAACGTTGGTGGCTGGAATTGGGGATGCGATCGCCAAGTGGTATGAAGCGTCGGTTAGCAGTGGTCATTCCCAACAAACCCTGATCATTGCGGCGGTTCAGGAAGCTAGAATCCTGCGCGATATTCTATTTCAAAAATCTGCGATCGCCCTTCAGCAACCTGGGAGTGAAGTCTGGCAGGAAGTAGTTGACGCAACCGTTCTACTGGCGGGGGTGATTGGTGGCTTAGGGGGTGCCCAATGCCGAACCGTTGCAGCCCACGCCGTACACAATGGGTTAACCCACTTGCCCGCCAGTCATGGCACGTTGCATGGGGAAAAGGTCGCGTATGGCATTCTGGTACAACTGCGGTTAGAAGAACTTGTTCAGGGCAACCAGTTGGCTGCCACCTCCCGCCAGCAATTGTTGAAATTCTATGCTGAGATTGGGTTGCCCCAGAGTTTGAATGACCTGGGGATGGCTGATATTACCCTTACTGAATTACGGCGGGCAGCCGCGATCGCTTGCAATCCTGAATCCGATATCCATCACCTCCCCTTCAGTGTTGACCCGACCCAGTTGATGGCAGCGATGGTGTCTACAACTGCTCCCACGCAAGGAGTGGGGAATGGGGAGTGGGGAGTGGGGAGTCAGAAGAAGGCAGGAGTCAGAAGGCAGGAGTCAGAAGAAGACATTAGCGACGAGGTGACAGAATGA
- a CDS encoding DUF6930 domain-containing protein, translating into MTALNLSTRRRLQQLPQIQSVWEGDRRPLRGEGLQVSADWMEPGAEQSPEGECILWVDGSQGMVRAMDVVTPETGPEAVVRTLLRAMEHPHNPGSPARPQKIVVRDREILFFLRGVLQDLDIVLDYVPDLPLIDEIFRGFQEAINTRPPQLPPQFAEPLLKKALEIWHVAPWEILADHQILAIEVNRWDVKTLYASVMGMLGMEYGILFYRSLESLQRFRQRVLVNESLEEMEEAFLGQDCLFVTFESASDDEDEPDLDLGTLPLSEIEPVFGNLHPLEGLRSFLYEEEAAVLLVALEAMHRFIRQHRQKFENEAFPAVNSRYRIPSPEVSEEASSPISVKVSTLPDLAVELLAMAGADEDDFPNVRDDLVPENSFLSLGVVPWDMLEFLRSGTEYHQPQDVKEAGDGLPVVMIQTSRPKAKTLIQELQAAGGLKAICFNPGENPFGGDRYDLGLFQTENGELHLFGEFGEDDPTHVAARKKWDQRCKKTKGYCGLIIAKGLTGANRGNPQFKDMMALFETHSLTPKELGLGTLQLRLAVDWM; encoded by the coding sequence ATGACTGCGCTTAACCTTTCTACCCGTCGTCGGCTTCAGCAGCTTCCCCAAATCCAGAGTGTCTGGGAGGGGGATCGCCGTCCTTTAAGAGGTGAGGGTTTGCAGGTCAGTGCCGACTGGATGGAGCCAGGCGCGGAGCAGTCGCCAGAGGGAGAGTGCATTTTGTGGGTGGATGGATCGCAGGGTATGGTTCGGGCAATGGATGTGGTCACTCCTGAAACCGGACCGGAGGCAGTCGTGCGGACGTTGCTGCGAGCAATGGAGCATCCTCATAATCCGGGTAGCCCAGCCCGTCCCCAAAAGATTGTGGTGCGCGATCGGGAAATTCTGTTTTTCCTGCGTGGGGTTCTGCAAGATCTGGATATTGTGTTGGATTATGTGCCCGATTTACCGCTGATTGATGAAATTTTTCGAGGCTTTCAAGAAGCCATCAATACCCGCCCGCCCCAATTGCCCCCCCAATTTGCCGAACCCTTGCTCAAAAAGGCGTTAGAAATCTGGCATGTGGCACCCTGGGAAATTTTGGCTGACCACCAGATTTTGGCGATCGAAGTCAATCGCTGGGATGTGAAAACGCTGTATGCCTCAGTGATGGGGATGCTAGGCATGGAATATGGCATTCTGTTTTACCGTTCTCTGGAATCCTTACAGCGATTTCGGCAGCGAGTGCTGGTGAATGAATCGTTGGAGGAAATGGAAGAAGCCTTTTTAGGGCAGGATTGTTTGTTTGTCACTTTTGAGAGTGCCAGCGATGATGAGGATGAGCCTGATCTGGACCTGGGAACGTTGCCCTTGTCTGAGATTGAGCCTGTGTTTGGCAACCTTCATCCGTTGGAAGGGTTAAGGTCTTTTCTGTATGAGGAAGAAGCAGCGGTTTTGCTAGTGGCGCTGGAGGCAATGCACCGGTTTATCCGCCAACATCGTCAGAAGTTTGAAAATGAAGCTTTCCCGGCGGTCAACAGTCGCTATCGGATTCCGTCTCCAGAAGTCTCTGAGGAAGCCAGTTCTCCCATTTCTGTAAAGGTGTCCACGTTGCCGGATCTGGCAGTGGAACTGCTGGCAATGGCTGGAGCGGATGAGGATGATTTTCCCAATGTGCGAGATGACCTGGTACCAGAGAACTCTTTCCTGAGTCTGGGGGTTGTGCCCTGGGATATGCTGGAATTTCTGCGATCGGGGACGGAGTACCACCAGCCTCAAGATGTCAAAGAAGCGGGCGATGGGTTGCCTGTGGTGATGATCCAAACGTCTCGCCCTAAGGCAAAAACCCTAATTCAGGAATTGCAGGCAGCCGGAGGGCTGAAAGCAATTTGCTTCAATCCGGGGGAAAATCCTTTTGGTGGCGATCGCTACGACCTGGGCCTGTTCCAAACGGAAAATGGGGAACTGCACCTGTTCGGTGAATTTGGCGAAGACGACCCCACCCACGTTGCCGCCCGCAAAAAATGGGATCAACGCTGCAAAAAAACCAAGGGTTATTGCGGTTTGATCATCGCCAAAGGGCTAACCGGAGCCAATCGGGGCAATCCCCAGTTCAAAGACATGATGGCACTGTTTGAAACCCACTCACTCACACCCAAAGAATTGGGACTGGGGACATTGCAACTGAGGCTGGCGGTGGATTGGATGTAA
- a CDS encoding HesB/IscA family protein: MTQVAQSQQRGIQMSDAALKHVLLLREKQGKDLCLRVGVKGGGCSGMSYTMNFEDPDKIQATDEVYDYEGFKVVCDPKSLLYLYGLVLDYSDALIGGGFQFTNPNASQTCGCGKSFSA, from the coding sequence ATGACCCAAGTAGCTCAGTCTCAACAACGGGGCATCCAGATGAGTGACGCTGCCCTGAAGCATGTCCTTCTACTCCGCGAAAAGCAAGGAAAAGACCTGTGCCTGCGCGTCGGCGTTAAGGGTGGTGGTTGTTCGGGGATGTCTTACACAATGAATTTTGAAGATCCCGACAAGATTCAGGCAACGGATGAAGTGTATGACTACGAAGGCTTCAAAGTAGTCTGTGACCCCAAAAGTTTGCTTTATCTCTATGGTCTGGTACTGGATTATAGCGATGCCTTGATTGGTGGCGGATTCCAATTCACGAATCCCAACGCCTCCCAAACCTGCGGCTGTGGAAAATCTTTTTCCGCTTAA